In Aristaeella hokkaidonensis, the following are encoded in one genomic region:
- a CDS encoding ABC transporter permease has protein sequence MIRKQMKDTFKNKAVLIQLILLPVVSFILERVIRPEGVPELMYTKMFAAMYMAMAPLTAMSAIIAEEKEKNTLRVLMMSNVKPGQYLTGIGAYVWIISMIGSVLFAVSFPAADMPFFFLVMGVGFLISIVIGAVIGITAKNQMSAGSVGAMAMIILSFIPMFAMFNEGIGAVARFLYTQQTRFLLDAMSFAEIKWDGAVILAANAILAVVMFFVAFRKKGLE, from the coding sequence ATGATCAGAAAGCAGATGAAGGATACCTTCAAGAACAAGGCGGTCCTGATTCAGCTTATATTGCTGCCGGTGGTTTCGTTTATCCTGGAACGGGTGATCAGACCGGAAGGCGTTCCGGAACTGATGTATACCAAAATGTTTGCCGCCATGTATATGGCCATGGCGCCCCTGACCGCCATGTCAGCCATCATTGCGGAGGAAAAAGAAAAGAACACCCTCCGGGTGCTGATGATGTCCAACGTGAAGCCCGGACAGTACCTGACGGGCATCGGCGCCTATGTGTGGATCATCAGTATGATTGGTTCGGTGCTGTTTGCTGTTTCCTTCCCGGCGGCGGATATGCCCTTCTTCTTCCTGGTGATGGGTGTGGGCTTCCTGATCTCCATCGTGATCGGCGCCGTGATCGGAATCACCGCAAAGAACCAGATGTCCGCCGGTTCTGTGGGCGCGATGGCGATGATTATCCTTTCCTTCATTCCGATGTTTGCCATGTTCAATGAAGGAATTGGCGCGGTGGCGCGGTTCCTTTACACCCAGCAGACCCGGTTCCTGCTTGACGCTATGTCCTTTGCTGAAATAAAATGGGACGGAGCTGTCATCCTGGCAGCGAATGCTATCCTGGCGGTGGTGATGTTCTTTGTCGCCTTCAGGAAAAAAGGACTGGAATAA
- a CDS encoding ABC transporter ATP-binding protein yields MIQCTGIEKSYTEKKVLSGISFDIPDGQIFGLLGPSGAGKTTLIKILTGQLAFDEGSAMILQKNVRRLSGEDKKKIGIMMDQFGVYERLSCYDNLKVFADIYGTPKEKIMETLKLVGLEDSAKKPASALSKGMRVRLQLARVFMVSPEIIFLDEPTTGLDPMTMKQIHKIILDKKKHGCTIFLTTHNMEEAAKLCDTVALLNEGVIVDSGAPDEICRRFNHQKRIVLHLNTGEDMELPHSKESAEKISKLLEEERVETIHSSEPTLETVFLELTGRKLEEE; encoded by the coding sequence ATGATTCAATGCACTGGAATTGAAAAATCCTACACAGAAAAAAAGGTCCTGTCCGGAATCAGTTTCGATATTCCTGATGGACAGATTTTCGGACTGCTGGGACCCTCTGGCGCCGGAAAAACGACACTGATCAAAATCCTGACAGGGCAGCTGGCGTTTGACGAGGGATCGGCGATGATCCTCCAGAAGAACGTGAGGCGCCTCTCGGGCGAGGATAAGAAAAAGATCGGTATCATGATGGATCAGTTTGGCGTATATGAACGGCTGTCCTGCTACGACAACCTGAAGGTGTTCGCGGACATCTACGGCACGCCGAAGGAAAAGATCATGGAAACGCTGAAGCTGGTGGGTCTGGAGGATTCCGCGAAGAAGCCTGCTTCCGCCCTGTCCAAGGGCATGCGGGTCCGGTTGCAGCTGGCCCGGGTGTTCATGGTTTCCCCGGAAATCATCTTCCTGGACGAGCCGACCACCGGCCTGGATCCGATGACGATGAAGCAGATCCACAAGATCATCCTGGACAAGAAAAAGCACGGATGCACCATCTTCCTTACGACCCACAACATGGAAGAAGCGGCCAAGCTTTGCGACACGGTAGCCTTGCTGAATGAGGGCGTGATCGTGGACAGCGGCGCACCGGATGAAATCTGCCGCCGGTTCAACCACCAGAAGCGGATTGTGCTGCACCTGAACACGGGCGAAGATATGGAGCTGCCCCACAGCAAGGAATCCGCAGAGAAGATCAGCAAGCTGCTGGAAGAGGAACGCGTGGAAACCATTCACTCCTCTGAGCCGACGCTGGAAACCGTATTCCTGGAACTGACCGGAAGAAAACTGGAGGAAGAATGA